From the Acidovorax carolinensis genome, one window contains:
- a CDS encoding glutathione S-transferase family protein translates to MSAPTLYLAPGTCALAVHIALHEAQAGHELVRLDFAAQQQRSPEYLAINPKGRVPALVTEHGVLTETPALLAYVAQRYAQGQLAPLDPFAFARMQEFNSYLASTVHVAHAHGRRGSRWADDPASHADMLRKVPQNMAECFGVIEHHYLQGPWVLGEQYSVADAYLFTMSGWLRSDGVDVAQFPKVADHRRRMAERPAVQRALA, encoded by the coding sequence ATGTCCGCACCCACGCTGTACCTCGCCCCCGGCACCTGCGCCCTGGCCGTTCACATTGCCTTGCACGAGGCCCAGGCAGGCCACGAACTGGTGCGCCTTGACTTTGCCGCCCAGCAGCAACGCAGCCCCGAATACCTGGCCATCAACCCCAAAGGCCGCGTGCCTGCCTTGGTGACCGAGCACGGCGTGCTGACCGAAACCCCGGCACTGCTGGCCTATGTGGCCCAGCGCTATGCCCAGGGGCAGCTGGCGCCACTGGATCCGTTTGCCTTCGCACGCATGCAGGAGTTCAACAGCTACCTGGCCTCCACCGTGCATGTGGCCCACGCCCACGGGCGGCGCGGCAGCCGCTGGGCAGACGATCCCGCCTCCCATGCCGACATGCTGCGCAAAGTCCCGCAGAACATGGCGGAGTGCTTTGGCGTGATCGAACACCACTACCTGCAAGGCCCTTGGGTGCTGGGGGAGCAATATTCCGTTGCCGATGCCTACCTGTTCACCATGTCCGGCTGGCTGCGCAGCGATGGTGTGGACGTGGCGCAGTTCCCCAAGGTGGCCGACCACCGGCGCCGCATGGCCGAGCGGCCTGCCGTCCAGCGCGCGCTGGCCTGA
- the radA gene encoding DNA repair protein RadA → MAKDKTLFTCTECGGTSPRWLGKCPSCNAWNTLIESVAEAGPGKNRYSGTQFAGLAQAQAVMPLAAIEATDIARTPSGIDELDRVLGGGIVEGGVVLIGGDPGIGKSTLLLQALDALQRAGLPTLYVTGEESGAQVALRSRRLGLDHSQVNVLAEIQLEKILATIESMQPAVAVIDSIQTVYSDQLTSAPGSVAQVRECAAHLTRCAKASGVAIVLVGHVTKEGALAGPRVLEHMVDTVLYFEGDTHSQFRLVRAIKNRFGAVNEIGVFAMTEKGLKGVSNPSAIFLSQHSEPVPGSCVMVTLEGTRPLLVEIQALVDSGGPSPRRLSVGLDKDRLAMLLAVLHRHAGVACMDQDVFVNAVGGVRISEPAADLAVMLAITSSLRGKALPQGFIAFGEVGLAGEVRPAPRGQERLREAAKLGFSIAVVPKANAPKKSIEGLTIHAVERVEEAMNVVRAMG, encoded by the coding sequence ATGGCCAAAGACAAAACCCTTTTCACCTGCACCGAATGTGGCGGCACCAGCCCGCGCTGGCTGGGAAAATGCCCGTCCTGCAACGCATGGAACACGCTCATCGAATCGGTGGCAGAGGCGGGGCCCGGGAAGAACCGCTATAGCGGCACTCAGTTCGCCGGCCTGGCGCAGGCGCAGGCCGTCATGCCGCTGGCCGCCATCGAGGCCACCGACATTGCGCGCACGCCCAGTGGCATCGACGAACTGGACCGCGTGCTGGGCGGGGGCATTGTGGAAGGGGGCGTGGTGCTGATCGGCGGCGACCCGGGCATCGGTAAGTCCACTCTGCTGCTGCAGGCGCTGGACGCGCTGCAGCGCGCAGGTCTACCCACCCTGTATGTCACCGGCGAAGAAAGCGGCGCCCAGGTGGCGCTGCGCTCGCGCCGGCTGGGGCTGGACCACAGCCAGGTGAACGTGCTGGCAGAGATCCAGCTGGAAAAAATCCTGGCCACCATCGAATCCATGCAACCGGCGGTGGCAGTGATCGACTCGATCCAGACGGTCTATTCCGACCAGCTCACGTCGGCACCCGGCTCTGTGGCCCAGGTGCGCGAGTGCGCGGCGCACCTCACACGCTGCGCCAAGGCATCGGGCGTGGCCATCGTGCTGGTGGGCCATGTGACCAAGGAGGGTGCGCTGGCCGGGCCCCGCGTGCTGGAGCACATGGTGGACACGGTGCTGTATTTCGAAGGCGATACGCACAGCCAGTTCCGCCTGGTGCGCGCCATCAAGAACCGCTTTGGTGCCGTCAACGAGATCGGCGTGTTCGCCATGACCGAGAAGGGCCTCAAGGGGGTCAGTAACCCCAGCGCCATCTTTCTGAGCCAGCACAGTGAGCCCGTGCCGGGCAGCTGCGTGATGGTCACGCTCGAAGGCACCCGACCCTTGCTGGTGGAGATTCAGGCTCTGGTGGACAGTGGCGGCCCCAGCCCGCGGCGCCTGAGTGTGGGCCTGGACAAGGATCGCCTTGCCATGCTGCTGGCTGTGCTGCACCGCCATGCGGGCGTGGCCTGCATGGACCAGGACGTGTTTGTGAACGCCGTGGGCGGCGTGCGCATCAGCGAGCCCGCCGCCGACCTGGCCGTGATGCTGGCCATCACCTCCAGCCTGCGGGGCAAGGCCCTGCCGCAGGGTTTTATTGCCTTTGGCGAGGTAGGGCTGGCGGGCGAGGTGCGCCCCGCGCCCCGCGGTCAGGAGCGCCTGCGCGAGGCGGCCAAGCTGGGCTTCAGCATAGCGGTGGTGCCCAAGGCCAATGCCCCCAAAAAGTCGATCGAGGGCCTGACCATCCATGCCGTGGAGCGGGTGGAAGAGGCCATGAACGTGGTGCGGGCCATGGGCTGA
- a CDS encoding glycerate kinase yields MNFRNILVPVGLVIVVVMGFRSYGWMGVAAVGGGVLMWALLHFTRLMNVLRKAADRPIGHVGSAVMLNAKLQAGVSLMHVVAMTRSLGALQSPENEQPEVYRWTDGTQSHVTCVFQNGKLVKWALERPVEPADAQGGDAGSAAP; encoded by the coding sequence ATGAATTTTCGAAATATTTTGGTGCCTGTGGGGTTGGTGATTGTGGTGGTGATGGGCTTTCGGTCCTATGGCTGGATGGGCGTGGCGGCCGTCGGCGGGGGCGTCCTCATGTGGGCCCTGCTGCATTTCACCCGCCTTATGAATGTGCTGCGCAAGGCGGCCGATCGCCCGATCGGCCATGTGGGCAGCGCCGTCATGCTCAATGCCAAACTGCAGGCGGGGGTGAGCCTGATGCATGTGGTCGCCATGACCCGCTCGTTGGGGGCGCTGCAGTCGCCCGAAAACGAACAGCCCGAGGTCTACCGCTGGACCGATGGCACCCAGTCGCATGTGACCTGCGTGTTCCAGAATGGCAAGCTGGTGAAGTGGGCGCTGGAGCGTCCGGTGGAACCCGCCGATGCCCAAGGCGGCGATGCAGGGTCGGCGGCGCCGTAA
- a CDS encoding branched-chain amino acid transaminase: MSPVVPSMADRDGKIWMDGQMVDWRDAKIHVLTHTLHYGCGAFEGVRAYNTVGGTAIFRLQDHTERLFNSAKILRMKIPFTQEQVNEAQCAVMRENKLESGYLRPLTWIGDKKLGVSPKGNDIHLMVAAWAWGAYLGEDGMARGIRVKTSSYTRHHVNITMSQAKAVSNYTNSILANTEATDDGYDEALLLDASGFVSEGSGENVFIVKNGVVYTPDLSAGALNGITRNTVFHICKDLGLEVVQKRITRDEVYIADEAFFTGTAAEVTPIRELDRIELGKGDYVGRRGPITEKIQSAFFDIVNGRNPQYAHWLTKV; encoded by the coding sequence ATGAGCCCCGTAGTTCCCTCGATGGCCGATCGTGACGGCAAGATCTGGATGGACGGCCAGATGGTCGACTGGCGCGATGCCAAGATCCATGTGCTGACCCACACCCTGCATTACGGTTGCGGCGCCTTCGAAGGCGTGCGCGCCTACAACACCGTGGGCGGCACGGCCATCTTCCGTCTGCAGGACCACACCGAGCGCCTGTTTAACAGCGCCAAGATCCTGCGCATGAAGATCCCGTTCACCCAGGAGCAGGTGAACGAGGCGCAGTGCGCGGTGATGCGCGAGAACAAGCTGGAATCGGGCTATCTGCGCCCCCTGACCTGGATCGGCGACAAGAAGCTGGGCGTGTCGCCCAAGGGCAACGACATTCACCTGATGGTGGCGGCCTGGGCCTGGGGCGCTTACCTGGGTGAAGACGGCATGGCCCGCGGCATCCGCGTCAAGACCAGCAGCTACACGCGCCACCACGTCAACATCACCATGAGCCAGGCCAAGGCGGTGAGCAACTACACCAACTCCATCCTGGCCAACACCGAAGCCACCGACGATGGCTACGACGAGGCGTTGCTGCTCGATGCCTCCGGCTTCGTCTCCGAGGGTTCGGGCGAGAACGTGTTCATCGTCAAGAACGGTGTGGTCTACACGCCGGACCTGTCGGCCGGTGCCTTGAACGGCATCACCCGCAACACCGTGTTCCATATCTGCAAGGACCTGGGGCTGGAAGTGGTGCAAAAGCGCATCACGCGCGACGAGGTGTACATCGCCGACGAAGCATTCTTCACCGGCACGGCCGCCGAAGTCACGCCGATCCGCGAACTGGACCGCATCGAGCTGGGCAAGGGTGACTATGTGGGCCGCCGGGGTCCCATTACCGAAAAAATCCAGAGCGCTTTCTTTGATATCGTCAACGGCCGCAATCCCCAATACGCCCACTGGCTCACCAAGGTCTGA
- a CDS encoding zinc-finger domain-containing protein: MSQAVIELLAKDLNAQGGVFCPNPKADMKLWNSHPKVYLDVAHTGEAKCPYCGTVYRVKAGETVRAGH; the protein is encoded by the coding sequence ATGTCGCAAGCCGTTATAGAACTTCTGGCCAAAGACCTGAACGCCCAGGGCGGCGTGTTCTGCCCCAATCCCAAGGCAGACATGAAGCTGTGGAACAGCCATCCCAAGGTGTATCTCGACGTGGCGCATACCGGGGAAGCCAAGTGCCCGTATTGCGGCACGGTGTACCGGGTGAAGGCGGGCGAAACCGTAAGGGCTGGTCACTGA
- a CDS encoding glycosyltransferase family 32 protein has translation MKRIPASLFKWALRCVRPRQRTSYAMPAPSIYQGSTAAAVTVQGDIPAILWTYWNHPEPDAFVRQCLQSWQRHCPSYAIRLVHPGNLTEYVPPGDLPEGFAALHPTKQSDWLRLYLVHRFGGYWLDATIVLTRPPNWLDALRQQHGAGFAGFYLGGFTHDPACPVVESWAFGAPAGEQFVKAWQREFHHALIEAGPDAYLARLRQQADGGAAVLQGIADPAYLLIHVAAQQVLRRANGFKLVLLRAEDTAFFYQQALWWKWYLLYPRLCLVPDAAQPAPLIKLRGGERRHFTQMIDQHGEPVPGSLWQRACTGASAVQ, from the coding sequence ATGAAACGAATTCCCGCCAGCCTTTTCAAATGGGCCCTGCGCTGCGTCAGGCCGCGCCAGCGCACCAGCTATGCTATGCCCGCGCCCAGCATCTACCAAGGCAGCACTGCCGCTGCGGTAACGGTGCAAGGGGACATCCCGGCCATCCTCTGGACGTACTGGAACCACCCTGAGCCCGACGCGTTCGTGCGCCAGTGCCTGCAAAGCTGGCAGCGGCATTGCCCAAGCTACGCCATCCGGCTGGTCCACCCCGGCAACCTGACTGAGTACGTGCCCCCAGGCGACCTGCCCGAGGGCTTCGCGGCCCTGCACCCAACCAAGCAATCCGACTGGCTGCGCCTGTACTTGGTGCACCGTTTCGGCGGCTATTGGCTGGACGCCACCATCGTGCTGACCCGCCCGCCCAACTGGCTGGACGCCCTGCGCCAGCAGCATGGTGCCGGGTTCGCCGGCTTCTACCTGGGCGGCTTCACGCACGACCCCGCCTGCCCGGTGGTGGAGAGCTGGGCCTTTGGCGCGCCAGCGGGCGAGCAGTTCGTAAAGGCCTGGCAGCGCGAGTTCCACCATGCGCTGATCGAGGCGGGCCCCGATGCCTACCTGGCCCGGCTGCGCCAGCAGGCCGATGGTGGCGCGGCGGTGCTGCAGGGCATCGCGGACCCGGCATACCTGTTGATCCACGTGGCGGCACAGCAGGTGCTGCGCCGCGCCAACGGCTTCAAGCTCGTGCTGCTGCGGGCCGAAGACACGGCCTTTTTCTACCAGCAAGCGTTGTGGTGGAAGTGGTACCTGCTGTACCCGAGGCTGTGCCTGGTGCCAGACGCGGCACAGCCCGCGCCGCTCATCAAGCTGCGCGGCGGGGAGCGGCGGCATTTCACGCAGATGATCGATCAGCATGGGGAACCGGTGCCGGGCAGCCTCTGGCAGCGCGCGTGCACGGGGGCCAGCGCTGTTCAGTGA
- a CDS encoding glycosyltransferase, whose product MKVLHFVTGGFSGATQVAVDLCEAAQRTPGMEVLLVLRRKRSTSMERIDALRARGLQVRVVSNWLHVLTVWELRRIIRVWNPDVVFAHGFSDHIWGRQAAVAEGVPRIFHVEHNSRERYTRRRLRQALALAPHTQASIGVSEGVRTSLIERGFAPEQCIAIPNGIVLERFPDSLLPARWQDREPAILMASRFARQKDHASLIHALALLRDRGLAPMLYLAGAGSQRLLRQAQALARRLGLQAQVRFLGNVADLPERLAATQVFVLSTRWEGMPLALVEAMAAGCACIGTDVVGVREVIDQGRTGLLVSPGDTDALADALQRLLQDASLAERLGAAARAQALNAYGHDLMWQRYRALLFAEGAP is encoded by the coding sequence GTGAAGGTGCTGCACTTTGTCACTGGCGGTTTTTCCGGCGCCACGCAGGTGGCCGTGGATCTGTGCGAAGCCGCGCAGCGCACTCCTGGCATGGAGGTGCTGCTGGTGCTGCGGCGTAAGCGCAGCACCAGCATGGAGCGGATCGACGCGTTGCGGGCGCGGGGCCTGCAGGTTCGCGTGGTCTCCAACTGGCTGCACGTACTCACCGTGTGGGAGCTGCGCCGCATCATCCGCGTTTGGAACCCCGACGTGGTCTTTGCCCACGGGTTCAGCGACCACATCTGGGGCCGGCAGGCAGCGGTGGCCGAAGGCGTGCCGCGCATCTTCCATGTGGAGCACAACTCGCGCGAGCGCTACACCCGGCGGCGCCTGCGGCAGGCGCTGGCGCTGGCGCCGCACACGCAGGCTAGTATCGGCGTGTCCGAGGGGGTGCGCACTAGCCTGATAGAGCGCGGCTTTGCGCCCGAGCAGTGCATCGCTATCCCTAACGGCATCGTGCTGGAACGCTTTCCCGACAGTCTGTTGCCTGCGCGCTGGCAAGACCGCGAGCCGGCCATCCTGATGGCCTCGCGCTTCGCGCGGCAGAAAGACCACGCCAGCCTGATCCACGCCCTGGCGTTGCTACGCGACAGGGGTCTGGCGCCCATGCTGTACCTCGCAGGGGCGGGCAGCCAGCGCCTTTTGCGCCAGGCGCAAGCCCTCGCGCGGCGCCTGGGCCTGCAGGCGCAGGTGCGATTCCTGGGCAACGTGGCCGATCTGCCCGAGCGCCTGGCGGCCACGCAGGTCTTCGTGCTATCCACACGTTGGGAGGGCATGCCGCTAGCGCTGGTTGAGGCCATGGCGGCGGGTTGCGCGTGCATCGGCACCGACGTGGTCGGCGTGCGCGAGGTCATCGACCAAGGCCGCACGGGCCTGCTGGTGTCACCCGGGGACACCGACGCACTGGCCGACGCGCTGCAGCGGCTGTTGCAGGATGCTTCCCTGGCCGAGCGCCTGGGCGCCGCGGCGCGCGCTCAGGCCCTGAACGCGTATGGGCACGACCTGATGTGGCAGCGCTACCGCGCCCTGCTGTTCGCGGAGGGTGCGCCATGA
- a CDS encoding O-antigen ligase family protein yields MAHGHGTGRGFGLCSVAAVAVTWWLAGRGAIFPLWLWLAWRLRPQRFGSVLAAIALALVALVLVLAFTPRFKDRVDLAATEISGYVYKGQGNTSLGLRLAQYQLVAQLIPQKPWLGWGAHGFVEEMQRRVNAGEYVPEMMNYREVHNVFLDGWVKIGLGGLLLPVALHAWVLVMFWPSRKRMARHVVDTPAWRDVLALRVMGTVVPVGYLVFGMSQPFFNHNNGVMCFVFYVAVLWAALQGLERER; encoded by the coding sequence ATGGCGCATGGGCATGGGACTGGCCGTGGCTTTGGGCTTTGCAGCGTCGCTGCTGTCGCAGTCACGTGGTGGCTGGCTGGCCGTGGGGCCATCTTCCCTCTGTGGCTGTGGCTGGCCTGGCGCCTGCGCCCGCAGCGGTTTGGGTCGGTGTTGGCGGCGATCGCGCTCGCGCTGGTCGCACTGGTGCTGGTGCTGGCTTTCACGCCGCGCTTCAAGGATCGTGTGGACCTGGCGGCAACGGAGATCAGCGGCTACGTGTACAAGGGCCAGGGGAACACATCGCTCGGTTTGCGACTGGCGCAATATCAGCTGGTGGCCCAGCTGATTCCGCAAAAGCCCTGGCTGGGCTGGGGTGCGCATGGTTTCGTCGAGGAGATGCAGCGGCGGGTGAACGCGGGGGAATATGTGCCGGAGATGATGAACTACCGGGAGGTCCACAACGTCTTCCTGGATGGTTGGGTCAAGATCGGGCTTGGCGGCCTGTTGCTGCCGGTTGCGCTCCATGCCTGGGTGCTGGTGATGTTCTGGCCAAGTCGCAAGCGCATGGCACGCCATGTCGTTGACACGCCCGCCTGGCGTGACGTACTGGCGCTACGCGTTATGGGCACGGTCGTGCCGGTGGGTTATCTCGTGTTTGGCATGTCGCAGCCCTTTTTCAACCACAATAACGGCGTCATGTGCTTCGTGTTCTATGTTGCCGTGCTGTGGGCTGCGCTCCAGGGCCTGGAGCGGGAGCGCTGA
- a CDS encoding glycosyltransferase family 2 protein, with product MPWLSILVPVYNVQPYLRECLTSVIDQLGDDGGVQILLLDDCSTDGSWSLMQKLAQRWPGRLQLLRHERNGGLSMARNTMIDAAQGEYLWFLDSDDKLLAGAIASLRTIVQAHAPDVVLCDFAVWRERERLKHLLRGERHRRSFSGTARRLEHDRCALLAGMLSTGELHAWSKISRRTLWGGDLRFPVGRHFEDMTTMPLMALRAESFYYEPRPWVAYRQRPGSILAGKSLPKALDQSAALRPFTRALQASPCAAHAGLRLALAQQAARSLTGAMRTMCQAGSMEAADELRRNFLDISPLGPEELAHAYLMRGWWLRRQRFLRCFHACP from the coding sequence CTGCCCTGGCTCAGCATCTTGGTTCCGGTCTACAACGTGCAGCCATACCTGCGCGAGTGCCTGACCTCCGTCATCGATCAGTTGGGCGATGACGGAGGCGTGCAGATTCTGTTGCTGGACGACTGCTCCACAGATGGCAGCTGGTCGCTGATGCAGAAGCTTGCCCAACGCTGGCCGGGCCGCCTGCAGTTGTTGCGGCACGAGCGCAATGGCGGCCTGAGCATGGCGCGCAATACGATGATCGATGCGGCGCAGGGCGAATACCTGTGGTTCCTCGACTCCGATGACAAGCTGCTGGCCGGCGCTATCGCCAGCTTGCGCACCATTGTGCAGGCGCATGCGCCGGACGTAGTGCTCTGCGACTTCGCCGTATGGCGCGAGCGCGAGCGCCTCAAGCACTTGCTGCGCGGCGAGCGCCACCGGCGCAGCTTCAGCGGTACGGCACGGCGTCTGGAGCACGACCGCTGCGCGCTGCTGGCGGGCATGCTGTCCACGGGCGAGTTGCATGCGTGGTCCAAGATTTCGCGACGCACGCTGTGGGGTGGCGACCTGCGCTTTCCAGTCGGCCGCCATTTCGAGGACATGACCACCATGCCCCTGATGGCCCTGCGCGCCGAAAGCTTTTATTACGAGCCCCGCCCCTGGGTGGCCTACCGTCAGCGCCCGGGCAGCATCCTGGCCGGCAAGAGCCTGCCCAAGGCGCTGGACCAGTCCGCCGCGCTGCGGCCATTCACCCGGGCACTCCAGGCCTCCCCCTGCGCAGCCCACGCGGGCCTGCGGCTGGCGCTGGCACAGCAGGCGGCGCGCAGCCTGACAGGCGCGATGCGCACCATGTGCCAGGCAGGATCAATGGAGGCCGCCGATGAGCTGCGCCGCAACTTCCTTGACATCTCGCCACTGGGGCCTGAGGAACTGGCACACGCATACCTGATGCGTGGCTGGTGGCTGCGCCGCCAGCGGTTCCTACGCTGCTTTCACGCCTGTCCTTGA
- a CDS encoding NAD(P)H-dependent flavin oxidoreductase, translating to MDNARMNTFINSRFCTRFGLTTPVALAPMALASGGALASACARAGALGLVGGGYGDLAWTQREYTLALQAAETGRIGCGFITWKLDENASALDWVLDHAPEHRPRAVMLSFGDARRYAARIAASGAALICQIQRMEQAPQAVEAGATVIVAQGAEAGGHGMNALNGRATMTFVPELADWLAAHAPDTLLLAAGGIADGRTLAAAMILGADGALVGSRLWATAESLAPQGAKELAVRTDGDGTARSPVFDILRRKNWPAPYDFRAIRNPLHRVWEERIDTLRSEPAAARDAYDAAVLAGDYTAAHVTVGEGVGLVRDLPTAAELIARMDQGARALLN from the coding sequence ATGGACAATGCCCGCATGAACACCTTCATCAACTCCCGCTTTTGCACCCGCTTCGGCCTGACCACTCCCGTCGCACTGGCGCCCATGGCGCTGGCCTCGGGCGGAGCCTTGGCGAGCGCCTGCGCTCGTGCCGGGGCGCTGGGCCTGGTTGGCGGCGGCTATGGCGACCTCGCCTGGACCCAGCGTGAGTACACACTCGCGCTGCAGGCGGCAGAAACCGGCCGCATTGGCTGCGGCTTCATCACCTGGAAGCTGGACGAAAACGCCTCGGCACTGGACTGGGTGCTGGACCATGCCCCGGAGCACCGCCCCCGCGCCGTGATGCTGTCGTTCGGCGACGCCCGCCGGTATGCCGCACGCATTGCAGCCAGTGGGGCCGCGCTGATCTGCCAGATCCAGCGCATGGAACAGGCGCCCCAGGCCGTGGAGGCCGGCGCCACGGTCATCGTGGCGCAAGGCGCCGAGGCGGGCGGCCACGGCATGAACGCCCTTAATGGCCGCGCCACCATGACCTTCGTGCCCGAACTGGCCGACTGGCTGGCGGCGCATGCCCCCGACACCCTCCTGCTGGCCGCCGGCGGCATTGCCGACGGCCGCACCCTGGCCGCGGCGATGATACTGGGCGCCGATGGCGCGCTGGTCGGCTCGCGCCTGTGGGCCACGGCCGAAAGCCTGGCGCCACAAGGCGCCAAAGAGCTGGCCGTGCGCACGGACGGCGACGGCACGGCCCGCAGCCCGGTTTTCGACATCCTGCGCCGCAAGAACTGGCCCGCGCCCTACGACTTTCGCGCCATTCGCAACCCCTTGCATCGGGTGTGGGAAGAACGCATCGACACGCTGCGCAGCGAGCCGGCCGCTGCCCGGGATGCGTATGACGCCGCCGTTTTGGCGGGCGACTACACCGCTGCCCACGTCACCGTGGGGGAAGGGGTGGGACTGGTGCGCGACCTGCCGACCGCCGCCGAGCTGATTGCGCGCATGGACCAAGGGGCCCGCGCGCTGCTGAACTGA
- a CDS encoding YbfB/YjiJ family MFS transporter, with protein MVWPSPAGFALSSLCVGLPFTAITFYGLQEARRLWPASADSFASLVTAAYGLCQIAGPPLVAWLIAQGDAGRGFARGLALAAAALVAGAVMYGLSAWRWPLSPHRMVR; from the coding sequence CTGGTATGGCCCTCGCCCGCGGGCTTTGCGCTCAGCAGTCTGTGCGTGGGCTTGCCGTTCACGGCCATCACCTTTTACGGCCTGCAGGAGGCGCGGCGCCTATGGCCCGCTTCGGCCGACAGTTTTGCCAGCCTGGTGACAGCCGCCTATGGCCTGTGCCAGATCGCCGGGCCGCCTCTGGTGGCCTGGCTGATTGCGCAGGGCGATGCGGGCCGGGGGTTTGCGCGTGGCCTGGCGCTGGCGGCGGCGGCGCTGGTGGCCGGAGCGGTGATGTATGGGCTGTCGGCCTGGCGCTGGCCACTGTCGCCACATCGGATGGTGCGCTGA
- a CDS encoding HAMP domain-containing sensor histidine kinase: protein MALFDIFSRRLYLRIWLAVVGGMAVLTLAAGWAWRIAAEQNAQPAAPPAREVVLRDGDGHTLIAGLATRVPGPPGEGLELRIDSADGTTYNLQLAPRADRGNHPGPNRRPEAAFWMRPPFGFLWMLGLVGLAVAVGVFPIIRRLLQRLEALQRSVQRFGEGDLSVRVPEHGQDEVADLARQFNAAAARIETLVKTHKSLLANASHELRSPLTRIRMGLELMGGQQPSPAFREEILRNIAELDQLVDEILLSSRLDAREADVGTVELVDLIGLAAEECARVGADLDVSASPELLEVRGVAKLLRRALRNLLENARRYSQGDITVVVQRRDGQAQVSVLDQGPGVPPALRERIFEPFYRLPGASERAGGVGLGLALVRSIAERHNGSVRCDDRPDNASGACFVLSLPLAPAAAAEPVPH from the coding sequence ATGGCTTTGTTTGATATTTTTTCCCGCCGCCTGTACCTGCGCATCTGGCTGGCGGTGGTCGGCGGCATGGCCGTGCTCACCCTGGCCGCGGGCTGGGCCTGGCGCATCGCCGCCGAGCAGAACGCCCAGCCCGCGGCACCACCCGCCCGCGAAGTGGTGCTGCGCGACGGGGACGGCCACACACTGATCGCCGGGCTGGCCACGCGCGTGCCCGGGCCACCGGGCGAAGGCCTGGAGTTGCGCATAGACAGCGCCGACGGCACCACCTACAACCTGCAGCTCGCTCCGCGCGCCGACCGGGGCAACCACCCCGGCCCCAACCGACGCCCCGAAGCCGCCTTCTGGATGCGTCCGCCCTTTGGTTTCCTGTGGATGCTGGGCCTGGTGGGCCTGGCCGTGGCTGTGGGGGTGTTTCCCATCATCCGTCGCCTGCTGCAGCGGCTGGAGGCGCTGCAGCGCAGCGTGCAGCGGTTTGGCGAAGGCGATCTGTCGGTGCGCGTTCCCGAGCACGGGCAGGACGAGGTGGCCGACCTGGCGCGCCAGTTCAATGCGGCCGCGGCGCGCATTGAAACCCTGGTCAAGACCCACAAGTCGCTGCTGGCCAACGCCTCGCATGAACTGCGCTCGCCGCTCACACGCATCCGCATGGGCCTGGAGCTGATGGGCGGGCAACAGCCGTCGCCCGCGTTCCGCGAAGAAATACTGCGCAACATTGCCGAACTCGACCAGCTGGTCGATGAAATCCTGCTGTCCAGCCGCCTGGACGCGCGCGAGGCCGATGTGGGCACCGTGGAACTGGTGGACCTGATCGGATTGGCCGCCGAAGAATGCGCACGGGTGGGGGCCGACCTGGATGTGAGCGCCAGCCCCGAGTTGCTGGAAGTGCGCGGCGTGGCCAAGCTGCTGCGCCGCGCATTGCGCAACCTGCTGGAAAACGCACGCCGCTACAGCCAGGGCGACATCACGGTGGTGGTGCAGCGGCGCGACGGCCAGGCGCAGGTGAGCGTGCTCGACCAGGGGCCCGGCGTTCCCCCCGCCTTGCGCGAACGCATCTTTGAGCCCTTCTACCGCCTGCCCGGCGCCAGCGAGCGTGCCGGGGGCGTGGGCCTGGGGTTGGCGCTGGTGCGCTCGATTGCCGAGCGACACAACGGATCGGTGCGGTGCGATGATCGACCCGACAACGCCAGTGGCGCATGTTTTGTGCTGTCCTTGCCGCTGGCACCTGCGGCGGCAGCGGAACCTGTGCCGCACTGA